One Solibacillus sp. R5-41 DNA segment encodes these proteins:
- a CDS encoding ABC transporter ATP-binding protein: MTKTVIKTEKLCKSFSSGGIQQHVLKNLDISLVEGDFTVIMGSSGSGKSTLLYAISGMDKPTLGEIDFAGKNLAKLNNDQLAIFRRNNCGFVFQQIYLLDNMSVLDNVLASGLLVNKNKRELVQKAKELLIQVGINENAWAKFPTQLSGGEAQRVGIVRALINSPRILFADEPTGALNSASSDNVLDILTNENRNGQSIVMVTHDMKTALRGNRILYLRDGVICGDLQLDAYSEKENFERHAKLGDFLAEMGW, encoded by the coding sequence ATGACAAAGACAGTTATAAAAACGGAGAAGCTGTGTAAAAGTTTTTCGAGCGGTGGAATTCAACAACATGTTTTAAAAAATTTAGATATCAGTTTAGTAGAAGGGGATTTTACAGTCATAATGGGTAGTTCAGGGTCTGGGAAGTCGACTTTACTTTATGCAATTAGCGGAATGGATAAACCAACATTAGGTGAAATTGATTTTGCTGGGAAAAATTTAGCTAAATTAAACAACGATCAACTAGCGATATTTAGAAGAAACAATTGCGGTTTTGTTTTTCAACAAATTTATTTACTAGACAATATGAGTGTTCTCGATAATGTACTGGCAAGTGGACTTTTGGTAAATAAAAATAAGCGTGAGCTCGTACAAAAAGCGAAAGAATTATTAATACAAGTAGGGATCAATGAAAACGCATGGGCTAAATTTCCGACACAACTTTCAGGTGGTGAGGCGCAACGAGTTGGGATTGTTCGTGCTTTGATTAACAGTCCTAGAATACTTTTTGCAGATGAGCCAACTGGTGCATTAAACTCTGCATCTAGTGATAATGTGTTAGATATCTTAACAAATGAAAATCGAAATGGGCAAAGTATTGTTATGGTCACTCATGATATGAAAACAGCCTTACGCGGAAATCGAATTTTATATTTGCGAGATGGCGTAATTTGCGGGGACCTGCAGTTAGATGCGTATAGTGAGAAAGAAAACTTTGAGCGTCACGCAAAGCTCGGGGATTTCCTTGCAGAAATGGGGTGGTAA